The Catenuloplanes niger genome includes a window with the following:
- a CDS encoding zf-HC2 domain-containing protein, with protein MSASTCDDGTARSLVGFLVLGRLTEAEHGRVTAHLETCASCRVERDQLERVVAVLRMLGEDEAGELVDEFGLDGAGTAADDQLFGAPGAPRPFLPTSLLPVSAIPISGIPVSGIPISGIPISPAEPPLPTARAVVRPPGESQAYRAVARPPAEFPANAAVFRGLDQPPDPRGPAGARAADPAAAGDGDESVTGYRPDPATSQPNRLGPAATHPDWLGPAASQPNRLGPAASQPNRVGPGTAQSDWLDPAGSQASRLGPAASQANRVGPAGSQASRLGPAASQANRVGPAGSQANRLDPATSQANRTNRTDPAGSQASRLEAAVRPATGELRPVARIGPVPAIDRAQLRLGEGYLPPRPTTGPLARGPHSHRRARSRRRTRVLVVAGVLVVAVGTALLIRPLLTEDPPPVVAVASIDDEVSGVSVSAVLYEEDGRVSVRLTADGLVAGTAYELYVVQDDGTDLLLGALSGDPGGGTFTGDLPLPADQLWYFSVREVGGALTVSANVVEGSPTPGEPDAETP; from the coding sequence TTGAGTGCGTCCACATGCGACGACGGGACCGCGCGGTCCCTCGTCGGCTTCCTGGTGCTCGGCCGGCTCACCGAGGCCGAGCACGGGAGGGTGACGGCGCACCTGGAGACCTGCGCGTCCTGCCGCGTGGAGCGCGACCAGCTGGAGAGGGTCGTCGCGGTGCTCCGCATGCTGGGCGAGGACGAGGCCGGCGAGCTCGTCGACGAGTTCGGCCTGGACGGGGCCGGCACCGCCGCGGACGACCAGCTATTCGGCGCACCCGGTGCCCCGCGCCCGTTCCTGCCGACCTCGCTGCTGCCGGTCTCCGCGATCCCGATCTCCGGCATTCCCGTCTCCGGCATCCCGATCTCCGGCATCCCGATCTCCCCGGCGGAGCCGCCGCTGCCCACGGCACGCGCGGTGGTCCGCCCGCCGGGCGAGTCGCAGGCGTACCGTGCGGTGGCCCGCCCGCCCGCGGAGTTCCCGGCGAACGCCGCGGTGTTCCGCGGGCTCGACCAGCCGCCGGACCCACGCGGACCGGCCGGTGCGCGGGCCGCCGATCCCGCGGCCGCCGGCGACGGCGACGAGTCGGTGACCGGTTACCGGCCGGATCCGGCCACGTCCCAACCGAACCGGCTCGGCCCGGCCGCGACCCACCCCGACTGGCTCGGCCCGGCGGCGTCCCAGCCGAACCGGTTGGGCCCGGCGGCGTCCCAGCCGAACCGGGTCGGCCCGGGCACGGCTCAGTCCGACTGGCTGGACCCGGCGGGTTCCCAGGCCAGCCGGCTGGGCCCGGCGGCGTCGCAGGCGAACCGGGTCGGTCCGGCGGGTTCCCAGGCCAGCCGGCTGGGCCCGGCGGCGTCGCAGGCGAACCGGGTCGGTCCGGCGGGTTCCCAGGCCAACCGGCTGGACCCGGCGACATCCCAGGCCAACCGGACGAACCGGACCGATCCGGCGGGATCGCAGGCGAGCCGGCTGGAGGCGGCCGTCCGGCCGGCGACCGGCGAGCTGCGTCCCGTCGCCCGGATCGGCCCGGTACCCGCCATCGACCGTGCCCAGCTGCGGCTCGGCGAGGGCTACCTGCCGCCGCGGCCCACCACCGGCCCGCTGGCCCGCGGTCCGCACTCGCACCGCCGCGCGCGCTCCCGCCGCCGTACCCGGGTGCTGGTGGTGGCCGGGGTGCTCGTCGTCGCGGTGGGCACGGCCCTGCTGATCCGGCCGCTGCTGACGGAGGACCCGCCGCCCGTGGTCGCGGTCGCCTCGATCGACGACGAGGTGAGCGGCGTGTCCGTCTCCGCCGTGCTCTACGAGGAGGACGGCCGGGTGAGCGTGCGACTCACCGCGGACGGGCTGGTCGCCGGCACCGCCTACGAGCTGTACGTGGTCCAGGACGACGGCACGGACCTGCTGCTCGGCGCGCTGTCCGGCGACCCCGGCGGCGGCACGTTCACCGGCGACCTCCCGCTGCCGGCCGATCAGCTCTGGTACTTCAGCGTGCGGGAGGTCGGCGGTGCGCTCACCGTCTCCGCGAACGTCGTCGAGGGCTCGCCCACGCCGGGCGAGCCGGATGCGGAAACGCCATGA